The genomic stretch GCTCGCCGTGATCCGCGATTGGGACCGCCCCGATCAGTCGGAGGAGGCGCGCGACGCGGTCGGGCTCGCGGCCACGGCGATGGGCAAGCACATCGCCGATTGCCTGCCGACCCGCGAGCAAGTCGCGCAGGTCGCGATGCGGGGCCAGGGGAGTTATCCGGCAGCGGTGGCGCGGCTGGTGGTCGATCGGCTTGCGGGTTGCGATGCGGAGTGCGGTTCGCTGTTCGTGGCGCCGGGAGATGGCGCCGAACCCAGCATCGGGCGCCGCTTCGCACTCGATGTGGTCGAGCGCGCGGTGCGGCAGGCGAAGGACGACCCGGAGTACGCGACGCTGCTGACGCTCGATCTGGTGATCGAGATTGCGGGCGGGGTGGCGCGGGTTGAGGACATGGTCGAGGCCAACAGCGCGGTCTGTCTCGATACCAATGCGATGGTGCGCGCGCTGTTCGACGATATGCGGGCGACCCAGCGCGCGCGCCACCTTACCGACGAAGCGCTGATCGCGCTGGCCCGCCGGATCGCGGCCAAAGTCGAGGATGCGGGCGAGGCGCTGGAGGCGCTCGGGCTGGCGATCGACGAGTTCATTCGCCAGCGCGATCAGGCCGAGCGCGGCACCAATCTGGGCGAACTGGTCGATCGCACGCTGCGCAACATCGTGGCCGCCAATGATCTCGGCGACCTCGACAAAGGCGCGCAAGAGGCGGCGCGTGCGTTCGACGACTGGTGCGAACAGCTAGAGGCGGCGCGGCAGGCCGGGCTGCGGCTGATCGATGCCAACATCGAGCAACACCGGCTGCGCTTCGACGCCGAGGCGATGGCGCACTGGATTGGCAAGCGGCTCAAGCTGGAGAATGGCGGAACGCTCGATTTTGAAGCTCTGCGCGTGGAGCAGGATCGCTGGTACGTTCTGGGACGCGATCACGGGCTATCGCTCGAACTCGATGTCTCCATTCGCCTCGCGCGATTGTCGGAGCGGATAGCGAAGTCGGAAACCGATCGCGCAATCGCCCAAAACGACCTCGGCATCGCGCTTGCGACGCGGGGCGCTCGGACGGGTGGCGATGCGGGGTCGGCGCTGCTGTCGGAAGCGGTGTCGGCGTTTCGCGCGGCGCTGACCGTGCGCACCGAGCGCGCGATGCCCGCAGACTGGGCGGGGACCCAGAATAGCCTCGGCGCTGCGCTTCAGACGCAAGCCGAGCGGACGGGTGGCGACGCGGGGCTGGCGCTGCTTGCGGAAGCGGTGTCGGCGTATCGCGCGGCACTGACCGTGTACACCGAGCGCGCGATGCCCGCCGACTGGGCGATGACCCTGAATAATCTCGGGTTTGCGCTTGCGAGGCAGGGCGAGCGGACGGGTGGCGATGCGGGGTTGGCGCTGCTTGCGGATGCGGTGTCGGCGTATCGCGTGGCGCTGACCGTGCGCACCGAGCGCGCGATGCCCGTCGACTGGGCGGGGACTCAGAACAATCTCGGCACTGCCCTTACGACGCAAGGCGGGCGAACGGGTGGCGATGCGGGGCTGGCGCTGCTTGCGGACGCGGTGTCGGCGTATCGCGCCGCGCTAAGCGTGTTCACCGAGCGCGCGATGTCAGCCAACTGGGCGATGACGCAGAATAATCTCGGCACTGCTCTTGAGACGCAGGGCGAGCGGACGGTGGGCGACGCGGGGCTGGCGCTACTGGCGGAAGCGGTGTCGGCGTATCACGCTGCGCTGCGAGTGTGGACCGCCGAGCATTTCGGCTATCAGCACGAAGGCGCCACCCGCAACCTCGCCCGCGCCTTCGCCCTCATCGCCGAGCGCAGCAAGTGACCATCACCCCGCCCCCCGGCGGCTTTCGCGGGCCGGTCAAGCGATCGATCACCATTGCCGGGCACCAGACGTCGATCAGCCTTGAACCCCTGTTCTGGGAACTGCTCGAAGCCGCCGCCGCTGCCCGTGCGCTGCCGCTTTCCGCGCTCGTTGCGGCGATCGATCATGCGCGCATCCAGGCGGAGGCGCCGCCCAATCTTGCGAGTGCGCTGCGCACCTGGCTGGTGGGGCAGGGCGAAGGTGGCGAACATTGCCCATAGCGCAACACTCTTGCGACAAAAGTGAGAACAGTTCGCATTAGCGTTGACTCTGCGAACGCTTCGCAATAGCTGCCCCTGTAACGAAACATTACAGGGGGACTTTTCTACCGTGACGCGCTCCGCTCCTGCCGCCTCGCCGGCATTCCTGGCACTCGCCTGTGTCGGCTTCATCGCCTCCGCCCCGCTGGCGCAGGCCGCGCCACCGGATCCCACGACGGACGACGACAAGACCAAGGCCGACGAGGGCCAGGACAGCGACAAGATCGTCGTGAAGGGCGAAGTCTATCAGCCCCGGCAGGCAAGCCCGAAGAACACCCGCGGCGTGCGCGACACGCCGCAGACGGTGACCGTGATCACCGCCGAGACGATCGAGCAGCAGAACCTGCTGACGCTGCGCGACATGCTCTCGACGGTTCCCGGCATCACCTTTGGCGCGGCGGAGGGGGGCACGCCGCCGAGCGACCAGATCACCCTGCGCGGCTATTCGGCGGGCAGCGACATCACCCAGGACGGGGTGCGCGACAGCGCCGCCTATAGCCGTTCGGACTCGTTCAACCTCGAACAGCTCGAAGTCGTCAACGGCGCCAATTCGGTCTATTCGGGCGCGGGCTCGGTCGGCGGATCGATCAACATCGTGACCAAGCGGCCCCAGTCGCAGGATCACCTGACCGTCACCGGCGGCGTCGGCACGTCCGAATATTATCGGGGCACCGTCGACGCGAACCTGCGCGTCACCGACAAAATCGCGGTGCGGCTCAACGCCATGGCGCACAAGAACGATATCCCGGGCCGCGACGTCGAATATTACAAGCGCTGGGGCTTTGCGCCCGCGGTGACGATCGGGATCGACAGCCCGACGCGGCTGACGCTGCTCTATACCCATCAGGAAGACACCAACATCCCGCAATATGGCGTGCCCTATTACACGAACGCCACGAGCAGCGGCCCGGTGGCCGGAGTCGATCGCAGCGACTATTTCGGCTTTCGCAACGTCGATACGCAGGAGATCAAGGTCGATCAGGCGACCGGCATCTTCGACCATGATTTCAGCGACACGCTGTCGGTGCGCAACCTCGCGCGCTATCAGCAGGTGACGCAGCTCACGATCGTCGGGCCGCCCCAGGGCACCTATTGCCTCGCCAGCGGGGTGCTGCCCACCGGGGCCGCGTGCCCGGCGACGGTGCCGGCGGGCTATTATCTGATCGGCGGTCCGCGCGGCAATTTCCGCGATTCGAAGAACGAGCTGATGTACGACCAGCTCGACCTGAGCGCGAAGTTCAACACCGGGCCGATCGAACACACGCTGGTCGCGGGCGGATCGGCGAGCTGGGAGAAATTCTCGCTGCGGACGGGCAACGCGCTGCGCAACGCCAATGGCACGGCGGTCTATTCGAGCTACCCGCTGGTCAACATCGCCAACCCCAACGCGGTGGTCCAGGGCCCGACCGGCTTCACCTATGGCAGCAACGTCTATACCGGCCCGGTCAACCTGATCGCGAGCGGCGCGCAGCAGGGCGAAGTGACCAACTATGCGCTGTACCTGTTCGACGCGATGAAGCTCGGCAAGGTGGAGATCAACGGCGGGCTGCGCTGGGAAAGCAACCACGGCACCTATCGCACCGATACCTCGACTCCGACCGCGACGGTCACCGTGCCGCAGGGCCCGCTGACGCGCGGCACCACGCTCCACAACGACGCCAAGCTGTTCTCGTACCGGCTCGGGCTGGTGTACAAGCCGATCGAGGCGGTGTCGGTCTATGCCGCGTTCGGCAATTCGATGACGCCGTCGCAAAATGCCGTGAACGGCGCGTGCACCACCGCGACCTGTAACGTCGATCCGGAGACGGCGAAGAACTATGAGGTCGGCGCCAAGGTCGAGCTGATGAACGGTCGCCTGCTGCTCAGCGGATCGGCGTTCCGGAACGAGCGCGACAAATATCGCGTCGCGGCCGGCGACCCGGTGGTTCCGGACCAGCAGCTTGATGGCCGCTCGCGGGTAGATGGCGTGGCGCTGAGCGCAGTTGGGCAGATCACTAAGGCGTGGTCGATCACCGCCAACTACACCTATCTGAAGGGCAAGTTGATCCAGTCGGTGTCGGATTATTGCCTTGCCAACCCGAACAACCCGAACGCGAAGCCGCCGGTCGTCAACACGTGCGGCAATAGTGTTGAAGTGCCCGATCCGGCCAAGGGCGCCCGGCTGGCGAACACCCCCGAACATTCGGGCAGCTTGTTCACTACCTATGCCTTCCCGTTCGGGCTGCGCGTGGGATATGGCGCGACCTATCAGGGCAGCTTCGTCTTCGCACTGCCCACGCTCGCCGTGCCGACCGTGTACAAGTCGGACTCCTATTGGGTGCACAACGCCTATGTCGCGTATGACATCACCAAGTCGGTGAGCGCGCAGGTCAACGTCAAGAACTTCACCGACGCCGAATATTACACGCGCATCCGCAACAATGGCTGGGCCACCCCCGGCGATGCGCGCGCGGCGGTGCTGACGCTCGCCTATCGCTACTGAGTTCCCCGCAAGGGGGCGGGCGGCGGATACTCCCCAAGAGGTCCGTCGTCCGTTCGCTTATCTTTTGATCTTGCCCAAGATCTGCGGCAGCGAAGGCAGGTAGAACCGCCTCCGCTGCCATTTTCGTTGAGGATCGCCCGCCCATGATGATCGCCATCCCGGACCTGTTCGACGCCGCCGGCGTGTCGCGGTTGCGCGCGATCATCGATGCCGCCGAATGGGTGGACGGCAACGTCACCTCGGGGCATCAGTCCGCACTCGCCAAGCGCAACGAGCAATTGCCCGAGGGCAGCGACGCCGCGCGACAGGCGGGGGCGATGGTGCTGGAGGCGCTGGGCCGCTCGCCCTTGTTCTTTGCCGCCGCGCTGCCGCTGAAAGTATTTCCGCCGCTGTTCAACCGCTATGGCGAGGGACAGACTTTCGGCACGCATGTCGACAATGCGATCCGCATCCAGCGCGGCACCGACTTCCGCATCCGCAGCGACTTGTCGATGACGGTCTTTCTCGAGCCGCCCGAGGCCTATGACGGCGGCGAGCTGGTGGTGGAGGATCATTTCGGGGTGCAGCGCGTGAAGCTGCCCGCGGGGCACGCCGTGCTCTATCCCTCGTCGAGCCTGCATCATGTGACGCCGGTGACGCGGGGCGTGCGCGTGGCATCGTTCTTCTGGCTCCAGTCGATGATCCGCGACGATGGCGACCGGCGCATCCTGTTCGACCTCGACCAGGCGGTGCAGCGGCTGACGGGCGAACTGGGCGGTAGCGATCGGTCGGTGATCGAGCTGACCGGGGTGTATCATAATCTGCTGCGGCGCTGGGCCGACGCCTAACCCAGCATTGCCGCGAAGGCGGGCGACAGATGCTCGCCCCCGCCGCGCACGACCATATGCGCCGCCAGCCCCTCGCGCGCCGCCAGCGCCATGCCCTCCGGCCCCAGCACCCCTAGCGCGGTTGCCCAGGCGTCGGCGCGCATTGCGCTGGGGTGCAGCACCGTCACCGACGCGACGGCGTTTGCCAGCGGGCGTCCGGTGCGCGGGTCGAGGGTGTGGGCATAGTCGCGCCCCTCGTGGCGGAAGCTGCGGCGGTAATCGCCCGAGGTTGCGATCGACAGGCCGTGGAGCGCGACGCGGATCGGGGCGACAGGGGCGCCCGGCGCGGCCTCGACATCGACCCACCAGGGCTGGCCATCGGGCTTGATCCCTTCGCCGCGCAGCTCGCCGCCGATCTCGACGAGGACGTCCGCGATGCCCAGCGCGAGGAGACGTTCGGCGACGGCATCGACGGCATGCCCCTTGGCGATGCCCGAAAAATCGAGCGTGGCGTGGGAGAGCCGCCGGGCGCGAGCGCCGTCCTGTTCGATGTGGCGGACGCCCGATAGGGCGAGCGCATCGGCCACTTCGCGGTCGCTGGGCACGCCGTCGCGGGGCCCGGCGGGGCCGAAGCCCCATAGATTGGCGAGCAGCCCCATTGCGGGGTCGAACGCGCCGCCGCTGGCCTGCGCCACGTCGAGTGCCGCTGTGAGGACGGTGGCAAACCCTGGCGGCAGCGGCTGCCAGCGCCCCGGTTCGGCGCGGTTGAAGCGGCTGAGGTGCGAGTCCCGTGCCCAATGGCTCATCTCGGCGATGATGCGGTCGAGCACGCCCGTGATTTCCTCGCGCAGCCCGGCGGTGGGGGCGACGGCGTGGACCGACCAGCTTGTGCCCATCGTCTCGCCCGACAGGTGCGCCAGATGCGACGAAGCCTGCCGCCTGCGGAATGCCGCGGGCGACAGGCTGTCGGGAATCGCGATCCGCGGGTCGCGGCTCAGGGGGCGAGCACTTCCAGCGTGGTGGTGTAGCTCACCCGGCGCGGCTGGGGGCCGGTGGGGCGGGGGCCGCCCATGCCGGGGCCGCCGGGGCCGCCCTGACCGGCGCCAGGACCACCGGGGCCGCCAGGACCACCGGGACCACCGGGGCCTTCGCCTTCGCCGCGCGGCGCATTGGGGGTGACGTTGAGCCAGTACATCCCCGGCGTCGGCCAGTTGATCGTGACCTTGCCCTGCGCATCGGTCTTCAGGTCCATCTGGCCCAGGCTGTCGCGATAGCGGTTGCCGCCGGGGATCGCGGTGACGAACAGGCCCGCCGCGGGCTTGCCGTCGAGCAGGAACTGGAAGGTCGCCGCCTCGCCCGCGACCAGATCGTTGGGATGCGTCACCGGGACCAACTCGAGCCCCTTGCCGGTCGGCTTGAACACCGTGCTGGTCGGCTCGCCCTGCGTCACGAAGATCTCGTTGCGGGTCAGGCTCTCCGACGTCATGACATCGGTCGCGCCCGCCGGGATCGCCGATGCCAGCGTGGCGGGGGTGGTGCCGCGCGGGATCATCTTGGTCTCGCCGTTCAGCGTATAGCGGCCCATCACGCCTTCGTTGACGAAGCCGATCTTGTACGTCCCCTGCTGGGTCAGATGCACGTCGAAGGTCGCGCGGAACTTGCCGACGGCGTGGTTCTCGATGGCGCCGGGGGTGCCGTCGGGCTGGGTGACGATCGGGGCGACGCGCACCGGCTGGTGATCGAAGAAGAACAGGTCGTTCGAGACCGCGGCGTCGACCGTGATCCAGTTATCG from Sphingomonas hengshuiensis encodes the following:
- a CDS encoding tetratricopeptide repeat protein → MKSDWLEPVAAVACALASFVAPIDGGATAALVGGAALLARFKAARAKAGLDDAKLTEKMRLAVIRDWDRPDQSEEARDAVGLAATAMGKHIADCLPTREQVAQVAMRGQGSYPAAVARLVVDRLAGCDAECGSLFVAPGDGAEPSIGRRFALDVVERAVRQAKDDPEYATLLTLDLVIEIAGGVARVEDMVEANSAVCLDTNAMVRALFDDMRATQRARHLTDEALIALARRIAAKVEDAGEALEALGLAIDEFIRQRDQAERGTNLGELVDRTLRNIVAANDLGDLDKGAQEAARAFDDWCEQLEAARQAGLRLIDANIEQHRLRFDAEAMAHWIGKRLKLENGGTLDFEALRVEQDRWYVLGRDHGLSLELDVSIRLARLSERIAKSETDRAIAQNDLGIALATRGARTGGDAGSALLSEAVSAFRAALTVRTERAMPADWAGTQNSLGAALQTQAERTGGDAGLALLAEAVSAYRAALTVYTERAMPADWAMTLNNLGFALARQGERTGGDAGLALLADAVSAYRVALTVRTERAMPVDWAGTQNNLGTALTTQGGRTGGDAGLALLADAVSAYRAALSVFTERAMSANWAMTQNNLGTALETQGERTVGDAGLALLAEAVSAYHAALRVWTAEHFGYQHEGATRNLARAFALIAERSK
- a CDS encoding DUF4198 domain-containing protein; translated protein: MNLRRPLIAIAALAAIATPAAFAHRMWLLPSSTTVSGTDNWITVDAAVSNDLFFFDHQPVRVAPIVTQPDGTPGAIENHAVGKFRATFDVHLTQQGTYKIGFVNEGVMGRYTLNGETKMIPRGTTPATLASAIPAGATDVMTSESLTRNEIFVTQGEPTSTVFKPTGKGLELVPVTHPNDLVAGEAATFQFLLDGKPAAGLFVTAIPGGNRYRDSLGQMDLKTDAQGKVTINWPTPGMYWLNVTPNAPRGEGEGPGGPGGPGGPGGPGAGQGGPGGPGMGGPRPTGPQPRRVSYTTTLEVLAP
- a CDS encoding ribbon-helix-helix domain-containing protein codes for the protein MTITPPPGGFRGPVKRSITIAGHQTSISLEPLFWELLEAAAAARALPLSALVAAIDHARIQAEAPPNLASALRTWLVGQGEGGEHCP
- a CDS encoding Fe2+-dependent dioxygenase — protein: MMIAIPDLFDAAGVSRLRAIIDAAEWVDGNVTSGHQSALAKRNEQLPEGSDAARQAGAMVLEALGRSPLFFAAALPLKVFPPLFNRYGEGQTFGTHVDNAIRIQRGTDFRIRSDLSMTVFLEPPEAYDGGELVVEDHFGVQRVKLPAGHAVLYPSSSLHHVTPVTRGVRVASFFWLQSMIRDDGDRRILFDLDQAVQRLTGELGGSDRSVIELTGVYHNLLRRWADA
- a CDS encoding TonB-dependent receptor, with product MAHKNDIPGRDVEYYKRWGFAPAVTIGIDSPTRLTLLYTHQEDTNIPQYGVPYYTNATSSGPVAGVDRSDYFGFRNVDTQEIKVDQATGIFDHDFSDTLSVRNLARYQQVTQLTIVGPPQGTYCLASGVLPTGAACPATVPAGYYLIGGPRGNFRDSKNELMYDQLDLSAKFNTGPIEHTLVAGGSASWEKFSLRTGNALRNANGTAVYSSYPLVNIANPNAVVQGPTGFTYGSNVYTGPVNLIASGAQQGEVTNYALYLFDAMKLGKVEINGGLRWESNHGTYRTDTSTPTATVTVPQGPLTRGTTLHNDAKLFSYRLGLVYKPIEAVSVYAAFGNSMTPSQNAVNGACTTATCNVDPETAKNYEVGAKVELMNGRLLLSGSAFRNERDKYRVAAGDPVVPDQQLDGRSRVDGVALSAVGQITKAWSITANYTYLKGKLIQSVSDYCLANPNNPNAKPPVVNTCGNSVEVPDPAKGARLANTPEHSGSLFTTYAFPFGLRVGYGATYQGSFVFALPTLAVPTVYKSDSYWVHNAYVAYDITKSVSAQVNVKNFTDAEYYTRIRNNGWATPGDARAAVLTLAYRY
- a CDS encoding FAD:protein FMN transferase, which gives rise to MGTSWSVHAVAPTAGLREEITGVLDRIIAEMSHWARDSHLSRFNRAEPGRWQPLPPGFATVLTAALDVAQASGGAFDPAMGLLANLWGFGPAGPRDGVPSDREVADALALSGVRHIEQDGARARRLSHATLDFSGIAKGHAVDAVAERLLALGIADVLVEIGGELRGEGIKPDGQPWWVDVEAAPGAPVAPIRVALHGLSIATSGDYRRSFRHEGRDYAHTLDPRTGRPLANAVASVTVLHPSAMRADAWATALGVLGPEGMALAAREGLAAHMVVRGGGEHLSPAFAAMLG